One Longimicrobiales bacterium DNA window includes the following coding sequences:
- a CDS encoding ATP-binding protein, which produces MSVLVLAILAGFGAHRQVSQLANGWEGYWDDREAEVGQRLDESLQQRLESAELAADSLASLAPGLREDPELTELGTVRRLRSRFGAAAVALYDSRGSLLVWDGVHRGGVPEDAQQGAERYMYRDTPLFGYLYVTAHGADGSIAVVAHLLRSDVSPALEAPLGDFASQFSRATGEAITISRESPTQSAGVFDLETEDGVRLLSVTVDRPVAADRIDEVMGRWRGVVSAAVVIAWLLLAMGGAARMASGTMASGGLLFIAGLLPFERIDGLAHLFAPSLFTLPGPIPISLGRLALLTLAGFTTVAVLPRPRVEVPAWVAGLFVGVGFPLVTNTVSGGVLPLGLAEGRLGYVVYNVAMAGLLTLLAGSALAFCRAKPESRTYAATAGVVVAVLLSAVGGVFVQRTTGLPAWWPALWALPTAAVAVSMGAWPGWQRPLVGWLAAGVLASSAALPATWAHRTESRIEAGSHLLSGLASSTDTELERGLQRLGAVADTLERAGKSPVDIMYGAWRRSGLSEGGAPLRLTMWDADGQQGEELRIGVGAEPPAFMTDLVMRALGEDAQMIFPYNRYDARYVMSIPLSGGSVLTVIAPPIDLDPSRSPLAALMGAATGELSAAVTLIPLLPGDPRGGESLAWQRTGSGWQGQIALQFDDATYHAHHLVEMPVAILATARGALLLVLNLAIFFAFWLGGRALLRDVAPPEMRLSGLVISFRARVTLALFGFFLLANALFGTLAYRTLAQASARSARVIAERVVEDAAGWYLSLDVPPGTRMDRLARQVRAELLEYRDGELRGGGSVAELVEIGLYEGWMPMTQHRLLDGREGISEFTETSLGRWRYVTAYRRLPDGDILGAQVPIQAGTTAIRTTDMIELLGLAVLVGAALSLVLAWVAGRALTSPIRALQTASEGVGAGNLAMRLPSSRTDEFGAVFRAFNRMVGRVRRARRQLVRTSRRTQAIMDEAAVGMIALDPAGRVLLVNPSAEDLLDTEVLVGRNVPAEGAMSEALSDWVALFVDGTAEEATTELHSGDRRVRVRARRLGSLGTRRGVVVAMDDVTDELRTERVLAWGEMARQVAHEVKNPLTPIKLSIQHIRRAWNDGRSDFDEILIKNADAMLSEIDRLAAIASSFSRFGAPGGAGETPLSPVSVEFVADDVMTLYGGEQSVSPFSQHVAQNLPAVRCRQEELKEVLINLLENAREAIGEGGSVTIEGRLEDNSMVSVDVVDDGAGIPEEVLTRIFEPRFSTRSKGAGLGLPIVQRLVATWGGTVTVASEVGVGTTVTLHIPVWLEEST; this is translated from the coding sequence GTGTCCGTTCTCGTTCTCGCCATCCTCGCCGGATTCGGAGCTCACCGCCAGGTATCCCAGCTCGCTAACGGGTGGGAAGGATATTGGGACGACCGTGAGGCGGAGGTCGGACAGAGGCTCGACGAGTCTCTCCAACAACGACTCGAAAGCGCAGAGTTGGCAGCGGATTCCCTCGCATCGCTCGCGCCTGGATTGAGGGAGGACCCCGAGTTGACTGAACTCGGCACCGTGAGAAGGCTCCGATCGCGGTTCGGAGCTGCGGCCGTCGCCCTGTATGACTCGCGAGGATCTTTGCTGGTGTGGGATGGCGTTCACCGGGGTGGGGTACCTGAAGATGCCCAACAAGGCGCTGAGCGGTACATGTATAGAGATACGCCGTTGTTCGGGTATCTCTATGTCACTGCCCACGGCGCGGACGGCAGCATTGCCGTGGTCGCGCACCTGCTTCGGTCGGATGTGTCCCCTGCGTTGGAAGCGCCCCTCGGTGATTTCGCTTCCCAGTTCTCGCGCGCGACAGGTGAGGCGATCACGATCTCGCGGGAGTCACCGACACAAAGTGCCGGCGTTTTCGACCTCGAGACTGAGGACGGAGTGCGGTTGCTGAGCGTTACCGTCGATCGGCCGGTGGCTGCAGACCGCATCGACGAAGTGATGGGTCGTTGGCGAGGGGTTGTGTCGGCGGCCGTCGTCATCGCGTGGCTTTTGTTGGCAATGGGGGGGGCCGCTCGCATGGCTTCCGGCACCATGGCTTCGGGAGGGCTCCTCTTCATTGCGGGGCTTCTTCCGTTCGAGCGGATCGATGGGCTCGCGCATTTGTTCGCCCCATCTTTGTTCACCTTGCCGGGCCCCATCCCGATATCCCTGGGACGGCTGGCGCTGTTGACCTTGGCGGGGTTCACCACCGTGGCCGTTCTCCCTCGTCCTCGTGTCGAAGTGCCTGCGTGGGTGGCCGGCCTGTTCGTTGGGGTTGGGTTCCCCTTGGTGACCAACACGGTCTCAGGCGGAGTCCTGCCGCTTGGGCTTGCTGAGGGGCGACTCGGTTATGTCGTGTACAATGTCGCCATGGCTGGGCTCCTCACCCTGCTGGCGGGATCGGCACTGGCGTTCTGTCGCGCCAAGCCGGAGTCGAGGACGTATGCGGCGACCGCCGGGGTCGTCGTAGCGGTTCTTCTTAGTGCGGTGGGTGGGGTCTTCGTGCAGCGGACGACGGGACTGCCGGCATGGTGGCCGGCGTTGTGGGCTCTCCCGACCGCGGCCGTCGCTGTGTCGATGGGAGCGTGGCCAGGATGGCAGCGTCCACTCGTCGGATGGCTAGCAGCGGGCGTTCTCGCGTCGAGTGCGGCACTGCCAGCGACTTGGGCCCATCGGACCGAATCCCGAATCGAGGCCGGGTCACATCTTCTTTCCGGCCTCGCCTCTTCGACGGATACCGAGCTCGAGCGGGGACTCCAACGACTCGGAGCAGTCGCCGACACCCTGGAACGCGCGGGGAAATCCCCCGTCGACATCATGTATGGAGCTTGGAGGCGCAGCGGTCTCTCGGAAGGAGGCGCTCCCCTTCGACTCACCATGTGGGACGCTGACGGACAGCAGGGTGAGGAACTCAGAATTGGGGTCGGAGCCGAACCACCCGCCTTCATGACGGACTTGGTCATGCGCGCGCTGGGGGAGGACGCCCAGATGATTTTTCCCTACAACCGTTATGACGCCCGGTACGTGATGTCGATTCCGCTCTCGGGTGGGAGCGTTCTGACCGTGATTGCGCCACCGATCGACCTGGATCCCTCTCGTTCACCGCTTGCAGCGCTGATGGGCGCAGCGACGGGAGAACTCTCCGCTGCTGTGACCTTGATCCCATTGCTCCCGGGTGACCCACGCGGCGGTGAGTCCTTGGCCTGGCAGCGGACCGGCTCAGGGTGGCAGGGCCAGATCGCCCTGCAGTTCGACGACGCCACGTACCACGCTCACCACTTGGTGGAAATGCCGGTAGCCATACTCGCCACAGCGCGTGGCGCGCTGTTGTTGGTATTGAACCTGGCCATCTTCTTCGCGTTCTGGCTCGGTGGAAGAGCGTTACTGCGCGATGTGGCGCCTCCGGAAATGAGGCTGTCCGGACTCGTGATTTCGTTCCGTGCTCGCGTCACGCTGGCACTCTTCGGATTCTTTCTGCTGGCGAACGCTTTGTTCGGCACACTCGCGTACCGGACGTTGGCTCAGGCATCTGCCCGGTCTGCCCGGGTAATCGCAGAGCGGGTCGTCGAAGATGCGGCGGGTTGGTATTTGTCTCTCGATGTCCCCCCGGGTACACGCATGGATCGCCTGGCACGCCAGGTGAGAGCAGAACTCCTTGAGTACAGAGATGGCGAGCTGAGAGGCGGCGGGTCCGTGGCGGAACTCGTCGAGATCGGTTTGTACGAGGGGTGGATGCCGATGACCCAACACAGGTTGCTGGACGGCCGTGAGGGCATCAGCGAGTTCACCGAAACCTCATTGGGTCGCTGGCGCTACGTCACTGCATATCGGCGCCTCCCCGATGGAGACATCTTGGGGGCGCAGGTGCCGATTCAGGCGGGGACGACGGCCATCCGCACCACCGACATGATCGAACTCCTGGGCTTGGCCGTGCTCGTGGGTGCGGCTCTTTCATTGGTGCTGGCGTGGGTCGCCGGACGGGCCCTGACGAGCCCAATTCGAGCGCTCCAGACGGCGTCGGAAGGCGTCGGAGCCGGGAATCTCGCGATGAGGCTTCCAAGTTCGCGCACCGATGAGTTCGGGGCGGTGTTCCGAGCCTTCAACCGAATGGTCGGCAGAGTTCGACGGGCCCGAAGACAGCTCGTCAGGACATCTCGACGCACACAGGCCATCATGGACGAGGCCGCCGTCGGGATGATCGCCCTTGATCCCGCAGGGCGTGTCCTGCTCGTGAATCCGTCCGCCGAAGATCTGCTCGATACCGAGGTTCTTGTAGGCCGCAACGTTCCGGCCGAAGGGGCTATGTCCGAAGCTCTCTCGGATTGGGTGGCTCTGTTTGTTGACGGGACCGCCGAGGAGGCGACCACAGAACTTCACTCAGGCGACCGGCGTGTCAGGGTGCGCGCGAGACGACTGGGGAGTCTCGGTACTCGCCGGGGTGTCGTCGTCGCCATGGACGATGTGACGGACGAACTCCGAACGGAGCGCGTTTTAGCCTGGGGTGAGATGGCGCGACAGGTCGCACATGAAGTGAAGAACCCCCTCACTCCGATCAAGCTCAGCATCCAGCACATCCGAAGGGCGTGGAACGACGGTCGTTCCGATTTCGACGAGATCCTCATCAAAAACGCTGACGCCATGTTGTCTGAGATCGACAGATTGGCGGCGATCGCGTCCAGTTTCTCTAGGTTTGGCGCGCCGGGTGGCGCCGGCGAAACGCCCCTTTCACCAGTGTCGGTCGAGTTTGTCGCCGACGATGTCATGACCCTATACGGTGGCGAGCAATCGGTGTCACCGTTCTCGCAGCATGTCGCTCAGAACTTGCCCGCTGTGCGATGCCGCCAGGAGGAACTCAAAGAGGTGTTGATCAACCTGCTCGAGAATGCCCGAGAGGCGATCGGAGAGGGCGGATCTGTGACCATCGAGGGACGTCTGGAAGACAACTCGATGGTCAGCGTGGACGTGGTGGACGACGGTGCCGGCATCCCTGAAGAGGTCCTGACTCGAATTTTCGAACCGCGATTCTCGACCCGTTCCAAGGGGGCGGGCCTCGGGCTGCCTATCGTTCAGCGGCTCGTGGCCACCTGGGGCGGCACCGTGACAGTGGCGAGTGAAGTTGGTGTGGGCACTACTGTCACGCTCCACATCCCGGTTTGGCTCGAGGAATCTACCTAG
- a CDS encoding creatininase family protein, with protein MTSFALDVMSWPEVGRALARDPRLIFPVGAMDQHGPHLPLGAEAVSHAVSDHLGILRAPTFSYGISVGGGPFAGATGLRRKTLHRAANELLAQCENDGVEDFVIITAHRFEPHLEALLMALTATSSNSVYDLCQVHVADVLESNPEFEHRGELETSLLLHLAPKLVHMEETEESLPEERWLRRYTRGRVPTPPAKSRGVGRYPRRGTKEKGRVVFDRHLDSIERRSPRTDIVKSGANAARNLV; from the coding sequence GTGACGTCATTCGCACTCGATGTGATGAGTTGGCCAGAGGTCGGACGTGCGCTCGCACGAGATCCTCGACTCATCTTCCCAGTTGGTGCGATGGATCAACACGGGCCTCACTTACCCTTGGGCGCGGAAGCTGTCTCGCACGCCGTTTCCGATCACCTCGGGATACTCCGCGCTCCGACCTTCTCGTACGGTATCAGTGTCGGTGGAGGTCCATTCGCCGGAGCCACCGGGCTGAGACGTAAAACCCTCCACCGTGCCGCAAATGAACTTCTGGCTCAATGCGAGAACGATGGCGTCGAGGACTTTGTCATCATCACGGCGCACCGGTTCGAACCGCATTTGGAGGCACTGCTCATGGCCCTCACCGCGACATCAAGCAACAGCGTTTACGACCTATGCCAGGTCCATGTCGCTGATGTGCTCGAATCGAACCCAGAATTCGAACACAGAGGGGAGTTGGAGACGTCACTGCTACTCCACCTGGCTCCGAAGTTGGTCCACATGGAAGAGACCGAAGAGTCTCTCCCAGAGGAACGTTGGCTTCGAAGATACACTCGGGGTAGAGTGCCGACACCCCCGGCAAAGTCCCGAGGCGTGGGGAGATACCCTCGCCGGGGCACGAAAGAAAAGGGGCGTGTCGTCTTCGATCGGCACCTCGACTCGATCGAGAGGCGCTCACCTCGGACTGACATCGTCAAGAGCGGTGCGAACGCGGCACGAAACTTGGTGTAG
- a CDS encoding TolC family protein, which produces MRNSLRALAIMAALIASPLAGQVTVPSTLSLADALDIAQENNPSFLQTRNDERLADWDVKQAYGQLLPTASANSGVSWQGAGEQRFGSLTLGDLGFGGQPSYYFSNYSVNFNYSLSWATLKGPAQAKANRGTTVAQIRVAESNLVAQVTNAYLEMLRQQEAVRLTEQQLENTQFNYRLAQGQLEVGSVTPIDVGLAEIQVGRSEVGVLQARNALETGRMRLLQQLGLGVDQVFELGTIFVLTEPSWDLDELIDMALGQNPTLQARRSSKASADIGVSTARSAYYPSISMSTGLSGFTRQASSTASQVAQAQGQIAGSVANCQFTNDLYSRLADPLPGQDCSRFAFTDTQRQAIEDGNNAFPFNFDKSPPSLSFGISIPIFQGLSRQRNLEAARLQRDDITQQVREQELSLQADLAIGLANVRTAFQSAELEERNRVLAEQQLRLARERYQLGAITFVELVDAQTLFAQADRDRTIAIFAYHDTVTSLEALVGAPLRN; this is translated from the coding sequence ATGAGGAACAGTTTGCGCGCGTTGGCCATCATGGCCGCGCTCATCGCATCGCCACTGGCAGGACAAGTGACGGTGCCTAGTACACTTTCTTTGGCCGATGCGCTCGATATCGCCCAAGAGAACAACCCGAGCTTCCTGCAGACACGGAATGACGAGCGACTCGCGGATTGGGACGTCAAGCAGGCCTACGGCCAGCTCCTTCCCACGGCCAGCGCAAATTCCGGTGTCTCGTGGCAAGGTGCTGGCGAACAGCGCTTTGGGAGCCTGACGCTGGGAGACCTCGGATTCGGCGGGCAACCGTCGTACTACTTCTCCAACTACAGCGTCAACTTCAACTACTCGTTGAGCTGGGCCACCCTAAAGGGGCCGGCGCAGGCGAAGGCCAATCGCGGCACGACCGTCGCCCAAATCAGGGTGGCCGAATCGAACCTCGTAGCTCAAGTGACAAACGCCTACCTCGAGATGCTCCGCCAGCAGGAGGCTGTACGCCTCACAGAGCAACAGCTCGAGAATACCCAGTTCAACTACAGACTCGCTCAAGGTCAGCTCGAGGTCGGGTCGGTGACCCCGATCGACGTCGGCCTCGCTGAGATCCAGGTCGGACGGTCTGAAGTGGGTGTGCTACAGGCTCGGAATGCACTGGAAACCGGCCGCATGCGCCTTCTCCAGCAGCTCGGGCTCGGCGTAGACCAAGTATTTGAGCTTGGCACGATCTTCGTGTTGACCGAGCCGAGCTGGGATCTGGACGAACTCATCGATATGGCGCTGGGTCAGAACCCGACCCTTCAGGCGCGACGTAGCAGCAAAGCATCCGCAGACATCGGGGTCAGCACGGCCCGCTCCGCGTACTACCCGTCGATCTCTATGTCCACCGGCCTGAGCGGCTTCACGCGCCAGGCCAGCAGTACAGCGTCGCAGGTGGCACAGGCCCAAGGTCAGATCGCCGGATCCGTCGCAAATTGTCAATTCACAAACGATCTATACAGCCGATTAGCGGACCCACTTCCGGGGCAGGATTGTTCCCGCTTTGCCTTCACCGACACGCAGCGGCAGGCGATCGAGGACGGAAACAATGCTTTCCCGTTCAATTTCGACAAGTCCCCGCCGAGCCTCTCGTTCGGGATCAGCATCCCGATCTTCCAAGGGCTCTCCCGCCAGAGGAATCTCGAGGCTGCCCGACTGCAAAGAGACGACATCACTCAGCAGGTCCGCGAACAGGAACTGAGTCTTCAAGCTGATCTCGCGATCGGCTTGGCCAACGTTCGTACCGCGTTCCAAAGCGCTGAACTCGAAGAGAGAAACCGCGTATTGGCGGAACAACAGCTCCGCTTGGCCCGGGAACGGTACCAACTCGGAGCCATCACTTTTGTGGAATTGGTAGACGCGCAGACGCTGTTCGCTCAGGCAGATCGTGATCGAACCATCGCGATATTCGCCTACCATGACACCGTGACCAGCCTGGAGGCGCTCGTCGGCGCCCCCCTTAGAAACTGA
- a CDS encoding efflux RND transporter periplasmic adaptor subunit, with the protein MQTRTKVIIGVIVVAVLGTAAALSATRGNDRGAEVRMEEIEARDLVEIATASGNIRARRTVDVSSDVSAKVAELLVKEGDDVVRGQVLLRLDPDQYQASLSRNEASMAQAQAQMASQQANMLRSQRDLDRLLNLRARDSLLVSGQQVDDAHTNVDVAEANLTSAGHGVAQARAAVDEAKEQLSKTIFTAPMDGKITRLNIEEGETVMIGTMNNPGSLVLTISDLSVMEVVVQVDETDVPAIALGDSTTIRIDAFPGDEFIGRVTEIGNSAINPPSQQAAGQQAAIDFEVVITLDGTDIGLRPDLSATADIVTEMRVGVVAVPIIALTVREEERDSSVTADEDEPLEDIDGVFVVIEGVVSFIQVEYGIAGQEYFEIISGVNVGDTVVAGPYQRIRQLRDGDAVKSSEESDDNNNN; encoded by the coding sequence ATGCAGACCCGTACTAAGGTCATTATCGGAGTCATCGTCGTCGCCGTTCTCGGCACGGCGGCAGCCCTCTCCGCTACCCGCGGGAACGACCGCGGCGCCGAAGTCCGAATGGAAGAGATCGAAGCCCGCGATCTCGTCGAGATCGCTACGGCTAGCGGAAACATCCGTGCTCGGCGCACCGTCGACGTAAGCTCGGATGTCTCGGCAAAGGTCGCGGAACTCCTCGTCAAAGAAGGTGACGACGTGGTCCGAGGACAGGTTCTTCTACGCCTCGATCCCGACCAGTACCAAGCTTCGCTGTCAAGAAACGAGGCGTCGATGGCTCAGGCGCAGGCCCAAATGGCCTCCCAGCAGGCCAACATGCTTCGTTCCCAGCGTGATCTAGACCGACTTCTGAACCTCCGGGCGAGGGACTCGCTCTTAGTGAGCGGGCAGCAGGTCGATGACGCGCACACGAATGTCGACGTCGCAGAGGCCAACCTCACATCCGCTGGGCACGGTGTGGCACAGGCGCGAGCTGCAGTTGATGAGGCCAAAGAGCAGCTGTCAAAGACGATCTTCACCGCCCCCATGGACGGGAAGATCACACGCCTCAATATCGAAGAGGGCGAGACCGTCATGATCGGGACGATGAACAACCCGGGAAGTCTGGTCCTCACGATCTCTGACCTCTCCGTCATGGAGGTTGTGGTGCAGGTCGACGAGACGGATGTGCCCGCAATCGCCCTCGGCGATAGCACAACAATCCGTATCGATGCCTTTCCAGGCGACGAGTTCATTGGGCGTGTCACGGAGATCGGCAACTCCGCGATCAACCCTCCGTCTCAACAGGCCGCAGGCCAGCAGGCTGCGATCGACTTCGAAGTCGTCATCACTCTCGATGGGACGGACATCGGGCTGCGGCCCGACCTCTCAGCTACGGCAGACATCGTGACAGAGATGCGCGTCGGGGTGGTTGCAGTGCCGATCATCGCGCTCACGGTCCGAGAAGAGGAACGTGATTCCAGCGTAACGGCCGATGAGGACGAGCCGCTCGAAGACATCGACGGAGTCTTCGTTGTCATCGAAGGTGTGGTCTCCTTCATTCAAGTTGAGTACGGCATCGCCGGTCAGGAGTACTTCGAAATCATCTCCGGCGTCAATGTGGGTGACACCGTGGTTGCGGGCCCGTATCAGAGAATTCGTCAGCTTCGTGACGGTGATGCCGTCAAGTCGTCTGAGGAGTCCGACGATAACAACAACAACTAG
- a CDS encoding ABC transporter permease, translating into MKSFFSLLGVIMGVMFLIVVVTIVEGLDQYVRVEVTSQVFGINTVTVRRWGESGVDNDREAWRARLRAPRLRYEDAEAIRERLTIPALIGVESDTNASAVADNGRTATGVNVVGASIEIFEIRDLNVSRGRIFSDLEASAGIPVLVLGKETAEVLFEEVDPLGRVVRLRGFPYRVIGVLEERGSLFGQSLDNFAVAPARSPIQSITNPRGVIDEIIVQTLDPDQIREAQAELEGIMRTRRQLHPSEPNNFAVETADDAISFWDNISKILFTALPGLVAISLVVGGIVIMNIMLVSVMERTREIGVRKALGARRRDILTQVLIESTTLSTAGAILGVAMGVMLAMLVAAISPMPAAVSAKWIVIGVTLGMSVGIMAGVYPATQASKLDPVDALRYE; encoded by the coding sequence ATGAAGAGCTTCTTCAGCCTCCTGGGTGTGATCATGGGCGTCATGTTCCTCATCGTCGTCGTGACGATCGTCGAAGGACTCGACCAATACGTGCGTGTGGAAGTGACCTCCCAGGTCTTCGGGATCAACACGGTCACAGTCCGCCGATGGGGCGAGTCAGGAGTCGACAACGATCGCGAAGCATGGCGGGCACGGTTGCGGGCGCCACGACTCCGTTATGAAGACGCCGAAGCCATCCGTGAACGTCTTACCATTCCCGCGTTGATCGGGGTCGAGAGCGACACGAACGCATCGGCCGTTGCGGACAACGGCCGCACAGCGACCGGGGTTAACGTGGTCGGCGCCAGCATCGAGATATTCGAAATCCGTGACCTGAACGTGAGTCGTGGCCGGATTTTCAGCGACCTAGAAGCTTCGGCGGGCATTCCCGTTCTCGTCCTCGGGAAGGAAACTGCCGAGGTCTTGTTCGAGGAAGTCGATCCCCTGGGTCGGGTCGTTCGACTCAGAGGATTCCCCTATCGAGTGATCGGGGTCCTCGAAGAGCGAGGCTCTTTGTTCGGTCAGTCCCTCGACAATTTTGCGGTGGCCCCGGCGCGGTCACCGATTCAATCGATCACTAACCCACGCGGTGTGATCGACGAGATCATCGTGCAGACCCTGGATCCAGACCAGATCAGAGAAGCTCAGGCGGAACTCGAAGGCATCATGCGGACGCGGCGTCAACTGCACCCGAGCGAGCCGAACAATTTTGCGGTCGAGACGGCGGACGACGCGATCAGTTTCTGGGACAACATCTCTAAGATCTTGTTCACCGCCCTACCCGGCCTAGTCGCGATTTCACTCGTTGTGGGTGGCATCGTGATCATGAACATCATGCTGGTGTCCGTGATGGAACGTACCCGCGAGATCGGCGTCAGAAAGGCGCTGGGGGCACGGCGTCGAGATATTCTGACCCAGGTCCTCATAGAGTCGACAACGCTGTCCACCGCAGGGGCGATCTTGGGAGTAGCCATGGGGGTCATGCTCGCCATGTTGGTGGCGGCGATTTCGCCGATGCCTGCCGCGGTCAGCGCGAAGTGGATTGTGATCGGGGTAACCCTCGGCATGTCCGTCGGGATCATGGCCGGGGTCTACCCCGCCACGCAGGCTTCTAAGCTCGATCCCGTGGATGCGCTCCGCTATGAGTGA
- a CDS encoding ABC transporter permease has protein sequence MSDRSGQRGASGMTALGEGLIIAFDAMRANTIRSALTILGVAVGVSVVVALSALITGIRSSVMEAFESGGPNNFLVMRFDFTAVRISDDGNNRPPWWNKPQLEASEARRLDQLPSIEAAMFNFGFQIDLDYEGHEVRNVQSSASDAGWPAYQTGDFIAGRDFTPTEVDQNRAVVVVSAELALELFGERDPIGRRIRMLNVFRGTQEPFTVIGVYQLKDNIFTSAIKHWTVVPWTAASRRLRQSMWQAQIQVVPKDSVSMSRAQDDVMAALRRMRSLGPRDENNFALLASAQILDLFNQLTAVFFLVMLALSSAGLLVGGVGVIGIMLISVTERTREIGIRKALGATRREILWQFLVEASALTAVGAMVGMLMGWGLASGVAAWTPLPAKIPLWAVFAALGMASFTGMLFGLLPAMRASRLDPVDALRYE, from the coding sequence ATGAGTGATCGGTCGGGGCAGCGGGGCGCTTCGGGCATGACGGCGCTGGGCGAGGGCCTCATCATCGCCTTCGATGCCATGAGAGCCAATACGATCCGCTCGGCGCTCACCATCTTGGGCGTGGCGGTTGGTGTATCGGTCGTGGTTGCACTCTCCGCACTCATCACTGGGATTCGCAGCAGCGTCATGGAGGCCTTCGAGTCCGGTGGACCGAACAACTTCCTGGTCATGCGCTTCGACTTCACAGCCGTGCGAATCTCGGACGACGGTAACAACCGGCCTCCCTGGTGGAACAAGCCGCAACTGGAGGCGTCTGAGGCCCGTCGCTTGGACCAATTGCCCTCCATCGAGGCTGCAATGTTCAACTTCGGATTCCAGATCGACTTGGATTACGAGGGCCATGAGGTGCGCAATGTTCAGTCTTCCGCGTCTGATGCGGGCTGGCCTGCCTATCAGACCGGAGACTTTATCGCGGGGCGTGACTTTACACCTACCGAGGTGGACCAGAACCGGGCTGTAGTGGTCGTGTCCGCCGAGCTGGCCCTAGAGCTCTTCGGTGAACGCGATCCTATCGGCCGTCGCATCCGGATGCTGAATGTGTTCCGGGGCACGCAGGAGCCGTTCACGGTCATTGGGGTGTACCAACTGAAAGACAACATCTTCACGAGCGCAATCAAGCACTGGACTGTAGTCCCGTGGACCGCGGCCAGCCGGCGATTACGACAGTCCATGTGGCAGGCTCAGATCCAGGTCGTGCCGAAAGACTCGGTATCCATGTCGCGGGCACAGGACGACGTGATGGCGGCGTTACGCAGAATGCGAAGTCTGGGGCCGAGGGATGAGAACAACTTCGCTCTGCTGGCGAGCGCTCAGATCCTTGATCTGTTCAACCAACTCACGGCTGTGTTCTTCCTCGTGATGCTCGCTCTCTCTTCGGCGGGTCTCCTGGTGGGTGGAGTGGGCGTCATCGGGATCATGCTCATCAGCGTGACGGAGCGAACTCGAGAGATCGGGATTCGAAAAGCCCTCGGAGCGACGAGACGTGAGATCCTCTGGCAATTCCTTGTGGAAGCTTCCGCGCTCACCGCGGTCGGGGCCATGGTAGGGATGCTTATGGGATGGGGTCTGGCGTCAGGAGTGGCGGCCTGGACTCCCCTGCCCGCAAAAATCCCCCTGTGGGCTGTATTTGCAGCCCTCGGCATGGCTTCGTTCACAGGGATGTTGTTCGGCCTCCTGCCCGCCATGCGGGCGAGTCGACTTGATCCCGTAGACGCTCTGAGATACGAATGA
- the bshB1 gene encoding bacillithiol biosynthesis deacetylase BshB1, translated as MTAPLDVLAIMAHPDDAELLCGGALIKSAAAGHRVGVLDLTAGEMGSAGSPEQRAIEAGTAAEIMGLAERRCAGLPDSGLENDNEARHVVAEHLRALRPRVVITHWKVGRHRDHRITSELVRDACFLSGLKKLDVPGDPFRPSKLVYATAFREDAGPPDFVVDVSSHIDARMDAIAAYGSQFAMVHQAGEVFPGGTRPLDQQIKAQLAHYGSLIRVAYGEPYRVDETLEVEDVAALGVSTF; from the coding sequence ATGACAGCTCCGTTGGACGTCCTGGCGATCATGGCCCACCCGGACGATGCGGAACTCCTCTGTGGAGGCGCCCTGATCAAGAGCGCCGCAGCGGGCCACCGGGTCGGAGTCCTGGACCTCACTGCAGGAGAAATGGGAAGCGCGGGCTCTCCTGAACAACGAGCGATCGAGGCAGGCACCGCAGCAGAAATCATGGGGCTCGCTGAACGGCGATGTGCAGGCCTACCCGACTCCGGTCTCGAGAACGACAACGAGGCCCGCCATGTGGTCGCCGAGCATCTCCGGGCCCTCCGGCCCAGAGTCGTGATCACACACTGGAAGGTCGGCCGCCACCGAGATCACCGGATCACATCGGAGCTCGTGAGAGATGCATGTTTCTTGAGTGGGCTCAAGAAGCTGGACGTGCCAGGAGATCCGTTCCGGCCTTCAAAACTGGTGTACGCCACCGCGTTCAGAGAAGACGCAGGCCCGCCAGACTTCGTGGTCGACGTATCGTCTCATATCGACGCCCGGATGGACGCGATCGCCGCCTACGGTTCTCAGTTCGCGATGGTCCATCAGGCGGGAGAAGTCTTCCCCGGGGGGACACGCCCACTCGACCAGCAGATCAAGGCGCAGCTCGCGCACTATGGTTCGCTCATTCGGGTCGCCTACGGCGAACCCTACCGCGTCGATGAGACCCTAGAGGTCGAAGACGTTGCCGCCCTCGGCGTCTCGACCTTCTAG